In Bacilli bacterium, a single genomic region encodes these proteins:
- a CDS encoding methyltransferase domain-containing protein: MAYEKFAYVYDRLMQDVPYPEWLRFLREYWNQANTPDTIVELGCGTGNLTIPLAQSGFKMYGIDDSEHMLSVAAEKSKQ, encoded by the coding sequence ATGGCTTACGAAAAATTCGCGTATGTCTACGACCGCTTGATGCAGGATGTCCCTTATCCCGAGTGGCTGCGGTTTCTTCGCGAGTATTGGAATCAAGCGAACACGCCCGATACGATCGTCGAATTGGGTTGTGGAACAGGCAATTTGACGATTCCTTTGGCGCAGTCGGGGTTTAAAATGTACGGCATTGACGATTCGGAACATATGCTTTCGGTCGCCGCGGAGAAGTCGAAACAATT
- a CDS encoding S1-like domain-containing RNA-binding protein — protein sequence MTLDAGIKTTLLVAREVPPYGFFLSGGGQDVLLPYGEAEPRPKVGEKIDVFLFYDSKDRLTATRKEPLLTYGELALLEVADTNARLGCFLDMGIGKHLLLPASELPKMRNEWPIKGDRVYVMMSSDKAGRPLAVAARDTQLADKCARAPVSWKNRRVSARVYRVTDKATFAICEAGMPGFGVIGMVHASERIRPLRLGELFEARVAYIRDDGRVNLALRPQKEISRMEDAERILRYLRERPNGTMPYSDATSADIIAEKFSISKAAFKRALGKLLKEGKIVQENGWTRLKK from the coding sequence ATGACGCTGGATGCGGGAATCAAAACAACGCTGCTTGTAGCCAGGGAAGTTCCGCCTTACGGCTTTTTTTTGTCAGGCGGCGGCCAGGATGTCCTGCTTCCTTATGGCGAAGCGGAGCCGCGGCCTAAAGTCGGGGAAAAAATCGACGTATTCCTGTTTTACGACTCCAAGGATCGTTTGACCGCGACGCGCAAAGAGCCTTTGCTGACCTACGGGGAACTGGCGCTGCTCGAAGTGGCGGACACCAATGCGCGGTTGGGCTGTTTTCTGGATATGGGCATTGGCAAGCATTTGCTGTTGCCTGCGTCCGAATTGCCCAAAATGCGGAACGAATGGCCGATTAAGGGAGACCGGGTTTATGTGATGATGTCCAGTGATAAAGCCGGGCGCCCGCTTGCCGTGGCGGCGCGCGATACGCAGCTTGCCGACAAGTGCGCGCGGGCTCCTGTTTCATGGAAAAACCGGCGTGTATCGGCACGGGTGTATCGCGTCACGGACAAGGCGACATTCGCGATCTGCGAAGCCGGGATGCCGGGTTTCGGCGTCATTGGCATGGTGCATGCATCGGAACGCATCAGGCCGCTAAGGCTGGGCGAATTATTCGAAGCGCGGGTCGCATATATTCGTGATGACGGCAGGGTGAATTTGGCGCTGCGTCCGCAAAAAGAAATCAGCCGAATGGAGGATGCCGAACGGATTTTGCGTTATTTGCGGGAGCGCCCCAACGGCACCATGCCATATTCCGACGCTACTTCCGCCGACATCATTGCCGAGAAGTTTTCCATCAGCAAGGCCGCCTTCAAACGCGCACTCGGCAAATTGCTGAAAGAAGGCAAAATTGTACAGGAAAACGGCTGGACGCGGCTTAAGAAATAA
- the rsfS gene encoding ribosome silencing factor: protein MGNASDKVMSLVVQAAEKIKANNVVALNLRGISLIADYFVICHGNSDTQVQAIASEIKKNADQHGIPVRGIEGLDAARWVLIDLGDVVAHVFHRDERDYYNLERLWSDAKVVEHV, encoded by the coding sequence ATGGGCAACGCATCGGACAAAGTCATGTCGCTTGTGGTGCAGGCTGCGGAAAAAATAAAGGCAAACAATGTGGTGGCGCTCAATTTGCGCGGGATCTCGTTGATCGCCGATTACTTCGTTATTTGCCACGGTAATTCCGACACCCAGGTGCAGGCCATCGCTTCGGAAATCAAGAAAAATGCCGATCAACACGGGATACCGGTGAGGGGCATTGAAGGGCTGGATGCGGCACGGTGGGTGCTGATCGATTTGGGCGATGTCGTCGCGCATGTTTTTCATCGCGATGAGCGGGATTATTATAACCTGGAGCGGCTATGGTCCGACGCGAAAGTGGTTGAACACGTATGA
- the yqeK gene encoding bis(5'-nucleosyl)-tetraphosphatase (symmetrical) YqeK, translating to MNRDDIFHAVQKRLAESRWKHTLGVAETAVRLANRYGGDAGKADLAALLHDVAKNWPVAEQERVLREHGASPDLFDYDKELWHAPVGALVAKRDFAVYDEEILNAIRWHTSGREGMSQLDKIICLADYIEPGRSYPGVDRIRELAEHSLEEALVAGFDGTIRFLLEKGKKIYPLTVAARNSLLDEIAQRKMQGG from the coding sequence ATGAATCGTGACGACATTTTTCACGCCGTGCAAAAAAGGCTTGCCGAAAGCCGGTGGAAGCATACGCTGGGCGTTGCCGAAACGGCTGTCCGCTTGGCGAACCGGTACGGCGGCGACGCCGGGAAAGCGGATTTGGCCGCATTGCTGCACGACGTGGCCAAAAATTGGCCCGTGGCCGAACAGGAGCGGGTGCTTCGCGAACATGGCGCCTCGCCCGACCTTTTTGATTACGATAAGGAATTGTGGCACGCGCCGGTAGGTGCGCTTGTTGCCAAGCGGGATTTCGCGGTTTACGACGAGGAAATTTTAAATGCCATCCGCTGGCATACCTCGGGAAGAGAGGGCATGTCGCAACTGGATAAAATCATATGTTTAGCCGATTATATCGAACCGGGGCGTTCTTATCCCGGCGTGGATCGCATTCGCGAACTGGCCGAACACAGCCTGGAAGAAGCGTTGGTCGCCGGTTTTGACGGGACGATCCGCTTTTTGCTCGAAAAAGGGAAAAAAATTTATCCGCTTACGGTAGCGGCCAGAAACTCGCTGCTTGATGAGATCGCGCAACGAAAAATGCAAGGAGGCTAA
- a CDS encoding nicotinate-nucleotide adenylyltransferase, which yields MNIGIMGGTFDPVHFGHLLAAERAREGARLDEVWFLPANSPPHKTTEPGASGEHRLAMVRLAIQGNPRFRALDLELARGGVSYTVDTAAYLRKRYPDDAFYWIIGLDMVKYLPQWVKIEEIFRMIGFIGLNRPGIDPDLSDLPEWLRSKVTMVEMPEIAISSTDIRRRRQNRFSVRYLVPEPVLQYMEEHHLYES from the coding sequence ATGAACATCGGCATCATGGGCGGCACGTTCGACCCGGTGCATTTTGGCCATTTGTTGGCCGCGGAACGTGCGCGCGAGGGCGCGCGGCTGGATGAGGTCTGGTTTTTGCCGGCCAATTCGCCTCCGCACAAAACGACCGAACCCGGCGCGAGCGGAGAACATCGTTTGGCGATGGTCCGTTTGGCCATACAGGGCAATCCGCGCTTTCGCGCGCTTGATTTGGAACTCGCCCGCGGCGGCGTTTCTTATACGGTTGATACGGCGGCGTATTTGCGCAAGCGTTATCCCGACGATGCGTTTTACTGGATTATCGGACTGGACATGGTGAAATATTTGCCGCAATGGGTTAAAATAGAGGAAATTTTTCGCATGATCGGCTTTATCGGATTGAATCGCCCCGGCATCGACCCGGATTTAAGCGATTTGCCGGAATGGTTAAGGAGCAAAGTAACGATGGTGGAAATGCCGGAAATCGCCATTTCCTCGACGGATATTCGCAGGCGTCGGCAAAATCGTTTTTCCGTCCGCTATTTGGTTCCGGAGCCGGTATTGCAATATATGGAGGAGCATCATTTGTATGAATCGTGA